A genomic region of Magnolia sinica isolate HGM2019 chromosome 6, MsV1, whole genome shotgun sequence contains the following coding sequences:
- the LOC131249839 gene encoding uncharacterized protein LOC131249839 isoform X1 — MNLGDLFKGKDGKKPQKSSANSPSAMPAMQLVLNATKGATDAFSFVGGHVNRSLGKMGVKNINHGVGFGHGFGFGHGFQTGLSVKPSIAHRVQSCFRQVMLKMMMKTGIVSNIQGPLQSGLTIIGGTSNGNVQTTVGSIMKLASETTKTTSLVPTGDGNLSMESKYSSFTPKVSIGSQSEKVISSFLQNPKSREEEEKEIGELARWMRSENNVLQVLLKHQQVIEELIEENEKLRKILIEDLKVSPSKLQASNESRTKSTTPSADCFECRRKQRKSTP; from the exons aTGAACTTAGGAGATCTTTTCAAAGGAAAGGATGGTAAAAAGCCACAAAAATCAAGTGCTAATAGCCCGA GTGCCATGCCAGCAATGCAGCTGGTTTTGAATGCCACCAAAGGTGCAACAGATGCGTTTTCTTTTGTTGGAGGTCATGTGAATCGCTCG TTAGGAAAGATGGGAGTGAAGAACATCAATCATGGTGTTGGTTTCGGCCACGGTTTTGGTTTCGGTCATGGTTTTCAAACTG GCCTTTCTGTAAAGCCTAGCATCGCGCATCGGGTTCAATCCTGTTTCAGA CAAGTGAtgctgaagatgatgatgaagacggGAATTGTGTCAAACATCCAAGGACCCTTGCAAAGTGGCCTGACCATCATAGGTGGGACTTCTAATGGGAATGTTCAAACCACGGTTGGAAGTATTATGAAGTTGGCATCTGAAACTACCAAAACCACATCGCTTGTTCCGACAGGAGATGGAAATTTGTCTATGGAATCTAAATATTCATCCTTTACTCCGAAAGTATCCATTGGAAGCCAGTCTGAAAAGGTCATCAGCAGTTTCTTGCAGAATCCGAAATCTAGGGaggaagaggaaaaggaaatTGGTGAATTG GCTAGATGGATGAGATCGGAAAACAATGTGCTTCAAGTG CTGTTAAAACACCAACAAGTCATTGAAGAACTGATAGAGGAGAATGAGAAGCTGCGCAAGATTCTCATTGAAGACCTCAAGGTTTCTCCTAGCAAGCTTCAAGCCAGTAATGAGAGCAGAACCAAATCCACCACCCCTTCTGCAGATTGCTTCGAATGCCGTAGAAAGCAGAGAAAATCAACTCCATGA
- the LOC131249467 gene encoding uncharacterized protein LOC131249467, which translates to MAIPEVTPAYTSKLRIEAIQTVIPSKVAGPGLRRRISVSGPLRSDIYRKHIHIVLCYKKTHEDECGWMVAGWLKESMNSVLSEYPAFAGRLRRGSHGDDRELAIVFNDSGIRLVQAQMDMTLSEFLNSSEREDSEAELAFWKDVDEENPQYSALFYVQDVESGETAPMRGLIPSWMAHMSEIKAVQRVTNFQGDGYSIGITSSVLLADPILMTSFIRRWAHIHDEILAQNTIPKIPLFYLPNFKKTDRASTTPLTSTPCNHNHYQTMTFKLPNMDSKRFMEANETCEAIASLCSEEAVRILGGNETFSKLSFIFNDRSGDWRVITCVEEGQIGYKGRHEGAMGPTSWDDLGANEVSFYKGNMPVHVAYHVESCHDEGLVLIMPPIEEGSLGIAVSVTVPK; encoded by the exons ATGGCAATTCCCGAAGTTACCCCTGCTTACACATCAAAATTACGAATTGAAGCTATTCAGACTGTCATCCCATCAAAGGTCGCTGGGCCGGGATTAAGGCGCCGGATATCCGTATCGGGCCCGCTTCGATCGGATATATACCGGAAGCATATCCACATCGTTCTATGCTACAAGAAAACTCATGAAGACGAGTGTGGGTGGATGGTAGCCGGGTGGCTCAAGGAATCGATGAACTCGGTGTTGTCGGAGTATCCAGCGTTTGCCGGGAGGCTTCGACGTGGGTCCCACGGCGATGATCGTGAGCTGGCGATCGTGTTCAATGACTCGGGCATTAGGCTTGTGCAGGCTCAGATGGACATGACACTATCCGAGTTCTTGAATTCCAGTGAGAGAGAGGATTCAGAAGCTGAGCTGGCGTTTTGGAAGGACGTTGATGAAGAGAATCCTCAGTACTCGGCATTGTTCTATGTCCAG GACGTGGAGAGCGGCGAGACAGCTCCCATGCGTGGCCTGATTCCAAGTTGGATGGCACACATGTCAGAGATCAAGGCCGTTCAACGG GTGACGAATTTCCAGGGGGACGGCTATTCGATCGGGATTACAAGCAGTGTACTACTCGCCGACCCCATACTAATGACCAGCTTCATCAGGAGATGGGCCCACATCCACGACGAAATTCTCGCTCAAAATACCATCCCCAAAATACCCCTGTTCTACCTCCCTAATTTCAAGAAAACCGATCGCGCCTCCACCACCCCTCTCACCTCCACCCCATGTAACCACAACCATTACCAGACCATGACATTCAAGCTCCCCAACATGGACTCGAAGAGATTCATGGAAGCGAACGAAACATGCGAGGCGATTGCCTCTCTCTGCTCTGAAGAAGCCGTTCGGATACTGGGTGGCAACGAGACCTTTTCCAAGCTTTCTTTCATCTTCAATGACCGTTCGGGTGACTGGAGAGTAATAACGTGTGTGGAAGAAGGGCAGATTGGGTATAAAGGTAGGCATGAGGGTGCAATGGGCCCCACGAGCTGGGACGATCTAGGGGCGAATGAGGTATCGTTCTACAAAGGTAATATGCCTGTCCATGTAGCTTATCACGTGGAGTCGTGCCATGATGAAGGGCTTGTGCTGATAATGCCGCCTATTGAGGAGGGCAGTTTGGGAATTGCAGTTAGTGTAACGGTTCCTAAGTAG
- the LOC131249839 gene encoding uncharacterized protein LOC131249839 isoform X2 has protein sequence MNLGDLFKGKDGKKPQKSSAMPAMQLVLNATKGATDAFSFVGGHVNRSLGKMGVKNINHGVGFGHGFGFGHGFQTGLSVKPSIAHRVQSCFRQVMLKMMMKTGIVSNIQGPLQSGLTIIGGTSNGNVQTTVGSIMKLASETTKTTSLVPTGDGNLSMESKYSSFTPKVSIGSQSEKVISSFLQNPKSREEEEKEIGELARWMRSENNVLQVLLKHQQVIEELIEENEKLRKILIEDLKVSPSKLQASNESRTKSTTPSADCFECRRKQRKSTP, from the exons aTGAACTTAGGAGATCTTTTCAAAGGAAAGGATGGTAAAAAGCCACAAAAATCAA GTGCCATGCCAGCAATGCAGCTGGTTTTGAATGCCACCAAAGGTGCAACAGATGCGTTTTCTTTTGTTGGAGGTCATGTGAATCGCTCG TTAGGAAAGATGGGAGTGAAGAACATCAATCATGGTGTTGGTTTCGGCCACGGTTTTGGTTTCGGTCATGGTTTTCAAACTG GCCTTTCTGTAAAGCCTAGCATCGCGCATCGGGTTCAATCCTGTTTCAGA CAAGTGAtgctgaagatgatgatgaagacggGAATTGTGTCAAACATCCAAGGACCCTTGCAAAGTGGCCTGACCATCATAGGTGGGACTTCTAATGGGAATGTTCAAACCACGGTTGGAAGTATTATGAAGTTGGCATCTGAAACTACCAAAACCACATCGCTTGTTCCGACAGGAGATGGAAATTTGTCTATGGAATCTAAATATTCATCCTTTACTCCGAAAGTATCCATTGGAAGCCAGTCTGAAAAGGTCATCAGCAGTTTCTTGCAGAATCCGAAATCTAGGGaggaagaggaaaaggaaatTGGTGAATTG GCTAGATGGATGAGATCGGAAAACAATGTGCTTCAAGTG CTGTTAAAACACCAACAAGTCATTGAAGAACTGATAGAGGAGAATGAGAAGCTGCGCAAGATTCTCATTGAAGACCTCAAGGTTTCTCCTAGCAAGCTTCAAGCCAGTAATGAGAGCAGAACCAAATCCACCACCCCTTCTGCAGATTGCTTCGAATGCCGTAGAAAGCAGAGAAAATCAACTCCATGA
- the LOC131249469 gene encoding classical arabinogalactan protein 4-like: MASTRATLASTVLLALLATCIAQAPSSPPTATATPPTATATPPTATATPPTATATPPTATATPPPATATPPTAPPPNATPPPVPTPPPVAPPPPTMAPPPASPPVATTPPPAPVPTSPTPSATPPPSPPPSSPSPSPSMTPAPKSPEAPVSPPPGATGGPGASPPSGTTAPPSDGGSCGLRASMAFVALLGGVALL, encoded by the coding sequence ATGGCCTCCACACGTGCCACACTCGCTTCTACCGTTCTCCTCGCCCTCCTCGCCACATGCATTGCGCAGGCACCATCCTCACCACCTACAGCCACCGCTACTCCACCTACAGCCACCGCAACTCCGCCTACAGCCACCGCAACTCCGCCCACAGCCACTGCAACTCCGCCCACAGCCACGGCAACTCCGCCCCCAGCCACCGCAACTCCGCCCACCGCACCACCACCCAACGCGACGCCGCCGCCCGTTCCAACTCCCCCACCGGTAGCCCCGCCTCCACCAACCATGGCACCTCCTCCGGCAAGTCCCCCAGTCGCCACCACCCCACCACCGGCCCCGGTCCCGACATCACCGACGCCCTCCGCCACCCCGCCACCGTCTCCACCTCCCTCATCCCCGTCACCGTCTCCTTCAATGACGCCGGCCCCCAAATCGCCCGAAGCGCCCGTATCGCCCCCTCCTGGCGCTACAGGAGGCCCCGGCGCATCTCCACCGTCCGGCACGACAGCGCCGCCGAGCGACGGTGGCTCGTGCGGTCTCAGGGCGAGCATGGCGTTTGTGGCATTGCTTGGTGGAGTCGCACTGCTTTAA
- the LOC131249468 gene encoding uclacyanin-3-like, which translates to MARAVVFLALLLIVPAAYATQYTVGDTNGWTTGVNYVSWASGKNFAVGDTLLFTYGSNHGVDEVSQVDYNNCNSNNAISSASGGSTPITLTNTGSRYFLCPTFGHCGQGMRLAVTVGGANTTTPTTPSTPTTTPSGTPSPPSTSTPSNTNHTSPSGGSTVRVNALVVGGASLVLAPLFG; encoded by the exons ATGGCCAGAGCCGTCGTATTTCTAGCTCTCCTGCTTATCGTCCCGGCAGCCTACGCCACTCAATACACTGTGGGTGACACCAACGGCTGGACAACTGGCGTGAATTATGTCAGTTGGGCTTCTGGCAAGAACTTCGCTGTGGGCGACACACTTC TGTTTACGTATGGAAGTAACCATGGTGTGGACGAGGTGAGCCAAGTGGACTACAACAATTGCAACTCCAACAATGCCATTAGCAGCGCCAGCGGCGGAAGCACCCCAATCACTCTTACTAATACGGGCTCACGTTACTTCTTGTGCCCCACCTTCGGCCATTGTGGCCAAGGGATGAGGCTAGCTGTCACCGTCGGTGGTGCAAACACTACCACTCCCACAACCCCATCTACCCCTACAACCACCCCGTCCGGTACTCCAAGCCCCCCAAGCACATCCACACCATCGAATACAAACCATACTAGCCCGAGTGGAGGATCGACGGTCCGTGTGAATGCTTTGGTGGTCGGAGGAGCTTCGCTCGTGCTAGCACCATTGTTT gGGTGA